The window TCTTCGATTTCTATTTGAATTCTGTCATCAATCACAGGATAAATTCCCACCGATGCAAAGCTTGTATGACGACGTGAATTGGAATCAAATGGTGATATGCGTACCAAGCGGTGGATACCACTTTCAGTTTTTAGCCAGCCATAGGCTTTTTCCCCCTTGATGCGTAATGTAGCCGACTTAAGACCTGCCTCTTCGCCAGGACTTTCTTCTATCCACTCCGTCTTGTAACCCCTAGATTCTGCCCACCGGCAGTACATTCTTAAAAGCATTTCAACCCAATCTTGAGCTTCGGTTCCCCCTGCCCCAGCATGAACTTCCAAGAAGCAATCATTCTCATCGGCCTCACCTGATAAAAGGCTGTCTAGTTGCTGACGCTGGACTCGTATTTGAAGATCAAAGATGGCGGCTTCTGCTGTTTCTGTCTCTGCCTGATCGGATTCCGACTCAGCCATTTCCAAGAGAGCCAAATTATCCTCCAGATCTCGTTCAAGAGAATTTATTAAGTCCAATCCTTGCGAAATTGAAGTTTTTTCTTTCATCATGGTTTGGGCTTTATCAGGGGTGTCCCAGAAATCTGGGGCCTCCATAAGTGTCTCTATTTCTTGGAGGCGTGCTGAAGTTTTATCCCAGTCAAAGAAACCTCCTTAGGAGGACCAGAGATTGTCTTATTTCCTTTTCAGCTGTTTCAATTTCTGCGCGCATGTTTACCTCACTGTTAATATATGATCCCAGATCCTGGATCTGATGGAGATATAATAAGCTCTTCCAGGGATTTAGCAGAGGGCATTTCTACAGCTTCTGGCGTTTCTTTTTCCTGAAGCTCGTTTCTTTCACGTTTCGCGTCTTCAAGAAGCGCAAGGGTCCTTTGAATATCTGCTTCAATTTCGTCAAAGGGAACTTCTTTTCCAATAACAAGCAGTTCGTTTTGCCCCTCAAGAGTTGGCTCGGTTCCGGGCTTATAGCCTTCTAGAATCACATTTCTATCTCCGGGACTGGCAATTTTTCCTGTTTCAGGATTCATGCGTTTAAACCGCAATCCTGGAGGGGTGCGGAATGGAACAGGTGTGGTTCCTTTTAGTGCAGCTCTCATGAAGCTCCCAAATATGGGCGCTGCTGCAATGCCGCCGGGCTCAAATTTTCCAAGAGGCCTTGGATTATCATGTCCAATAAAGACACCAACCACTAGATTTGGAGAGAAACCTACGGTCCAAGCATCTCGGAAGTTGTTTGTGGACCCCGTTTTAGCAGCTAACGAAAAGCCTTCAACTTTTCCGCGTCGACTTGTACCATTTTCTACGGCACCTTTTAGGATAGAGACCATTTGGTAGGATTCTGCTGGGTCAGAGATATTTTTACGAATATCAGGGAGCTGGGGAGGGAGTGAACTCGACCATTCTTGAGTCTGGCATTGTTCACATGTTCTCTTATCTTGTCTAAAGATTGTATTTCCGCGTCTATCTTGAATACGATCGATAAAAGTAGGCGTTACCTTCTTTCCTCCGTTGGCAAATACGGCATATGCGGCCGTTAGTCTGAGGAGTGTTGTCTCCCCTGCTCCCAGGGCCATAGCCCATTGAGGAGGAAGGCTGTCATTCACGCCGAAGCGTTTTGCAATTTCTGATATTTTAGCAAGTCCCACATCCTGGGCTAAACGGACGGTTGTAACGTTATGTGACTTTTCGAGCCCCGTTCTTAAAGTGACTTCTCCATAGAATTTTTTGGCTATATTTTGGGGTTCCCATTCTCCAAGGCCATAACCAAGGTCAATTTTTATTGGTTCATCTAGAACAAGTGTGGTGGGTGTGTGGCCTTTTTCTAACGCAGCCATGTAGACGAAGGTCTTAAAAATTGACCCTGCTTGACGCCAAGCTTGCATCGCTCGGTTGAATTCACTGATTTCGTAGCTATATCCTCCTGTGAGAGCCAATACACGGCCTGTATGTGGATCCAGTGCAATAAGAGCCCCCCCAACGTTAGGGATTTGTTGTAAGGAGTACGTTCCAGACTTGCCCCCTTTTAGGGCGTCTACAAGAATGACATTTCCGACTTCCAGAATGACACTGGGATATTTGACTGGTGGCCCCAAATGATGGGATCCATCTGAATCCATTATGCGTCGTCGCGCCCACGTGAGCTCGTTTAAAGGGATGTGTCCCCGGGAACCATCTGCCAAACCGATGGTGACGCCATCACTATGCAAGGATAATACGACAGCCATTTTAAGGGACAACAATCCGGCAGGTGGTTTTAAATCTGCTAGATTTTGAGTCCAGTTAGTTAGTGATATACTTGTATAGGGTCCCAGCCAACCATGGCGCCGATCATAGTTAATCAATCCTTCTCTCAGGGAATCATCGGCAATTTTTTGCAAATAGGGATCTAGGGTCGTGCGAACGACTAACCCTCCCTTATACAGTTCTTGCGAGCCAAAGTTACTCACAAGCTCTCTGCGGACTTCTTCAGAAAAGTAATCGGCCTGCACGATATCTTTCCGATTGGATAGATTTGCTCTCAATGGGGTATTAAGAGCCCTTTCTGCTTCTTCTTCATCAATGAGGCCATTTTGAAGGATGCGTCCGATGACCCAATTTCTTCTATCCAAGGCTCTTTCAGGGTTCCGTACGGGATGATAGTTATTGGGGGCTTTTGGTAGGCCCGCAAGGAAAGCTGCTTCGGCAGTGCTCAATTCATCTAGTGATTTATTAAAGTAGTGGAGAGCCGCGGCAGCGACACCGTAGCAGCCTGACCCTAAATAAATCTCATTTAAGTACAGCTCGAGGATTTTTTCCTTTGTATACGTATTCTCTAACCTAAAGGCGATAATGGCTTCTTTTATTTTTCGTACATAGGAGTATTCATTTCCAATGAGAAAATTCTTGGCCACTTGTTGCGTAATTGTTGAGGCCCCACCGGCACGTCGCTCAGTGGCAAGAGAGAGCAAATTCATAAAAAGGGCTCTAAGGGTACTTACAAGATCTACGCCTCTATGGAGGTAAAAGTTCTTGTCTTCTGCGGCTAAGAAGGTACTGATAACGTGTGTAGGAATAACAGAGATGGGAACAAAGACTCGGCGTTCTTTAGAGTATTCCTGGAAAAGGCGGCCGTCTCCGGCGTAAAGTCGTGTTACGACAGGTGGATCGTAAGTGGCCAATTGTTTGTGGTCTGGCAGATCCCTACTGTAATATGAGAAGACAGCCCAGAGGGTTCCTATTCCCGTGATCGAGATGAGACAAATAAGCATTAGAAATCGATAAAAAAGTTTTTTCATCCTAGATCTTATTTAGATAGAAACTTAACGTTTATATCTTCCTTTCATGTCGTTCGAAAAAATATTTATCCAATGCTGTTAAAAGCTGAGAAGCCACAATGGCTCTAAAGGAAGGCTGTTGCAAACGTTTTTCATCAGCTGCGTTTGAAAGATATCCCAGCTCTAAAAGCATTGATGGGATGTCGGGCGAAGTTAGAACTGCAAAATCTGCAGATCGTTGGGTGTTCTTGCACAATTTAATCTGTTCTTTCACCTCTTTCAGAAACAATCTGGCAAAATGGACAGAGTTATTCATGGTTTCCCGTTGGGCAAGATCTATCAGGATATTGGACACTTCATCAGACTTGGTTGAAAGATCGATGCCAAAAATAATATCTGCTTTGTTTTCTTTTTCGGCTAAGCGTTCTGCTTCTTCGTCCGAAGCTTCCTTCGATAATGTATAGATTGAAAGTCCCGAGATCTTGTGGTCGATATTAGCGTCTGCATGAATAGACACAAACACGTTTGCTTTTTTTGCACGGGCAAAGGCCACTCTTCTTCTAAGTGGGACAGAAACATCTGCATCTCGGGTGAGATAGACTAAGTACCGACCGCTTAATTCTAGGTGATTTTTAATCTCACGGGCAAAAGCAAGGGTTATATGTTTTTCAAGAACGCCTGTTTTTCCGGCAGAACCTGAGTCTCTTCCTCCATGTCCTGGATCCAAGATGACAATACGTTTTTTTTCATGGAGCAGTGGCCCAAGTGTTGATATGGCAGTGATTGGCTTTTCTTTCGGCTCTATCTTGGATAAATAAGAGTCTTCTTTCTTTTTGGAGAGTTGCTTGGGTTTTATAGGTGGTTTAGTGGCTTCTACCTTAGTTTCTTGACTTTTTAGGGGGGCAGAACCTGCCAAGTCTATGACCAGGCGAGGATGAACATATTTTCCACTTGGAGGAAGGGTAAAGATTTTTTGAACCTTCGTATTTGGCTTCACCTGCAAAACGAGAGTGACACCTTTTGGTTCGAGGCTTTTCCAGTCAAAAGCTAGTATACGCCCCTCCGGTTTATGAAGGGTAGGAAGCGTCCCAGAAATGTCTGGAAGTTGAAATTTAATTTCGGTCCCGTCAGTTGTCGAGATAGCTTTATATGAGGTAAGTTTTTGGCTAAGGTCCAGGACAAATCTTGTTTTTTCTTTATCAACGCCGACCCTGATAGATTCAATTTGGACTGAGGCAAAAGACAGCGAGGGGAATATTATGGCAAAGCAACATATGAGGAAAATTTTTGATACTTGAGACTTACTGAACGACAAAATTCTCACCCCTATGCTTAAACGCCTTAGCTAATCACACCAGTAAGTAACACTATTTCCGTTTGAAACTCAAAGAAATTAGTTGGGTGCATCTGTTTTTATTGTCCAAAGCGGATTTTTGGTAAAAATGACTTTTTGGTGGAGCCAAGGACTTCTTCATGAGCCAGGTTCGTTTGTATATCAGTTGCCCTTCTATATCCAGGTGTTCCCTTTTTCAAGTGGTGCAATGCCCTCTTTGCTTGTTGAAGAGCTCTTTCCTTATTTTCCCTAGTATGACCAAGTAGGGCTTGTTCGCTCAATGAAAGGGCAGCCATTCCAATGTTGTTTTCTCGACCATAGGCAATGGCTAAAAAGTGCCAGGCCTGACCAAAGTCATTTTCTTTTTGGAGGGCTTTCGATAATTCAACACGTGCACGTTGATTGGCGTCCGCAGTATTCATCTCCAATAGAACATGAGCCAATGCAACTTGAATAAGAGGGTTATTGTCAGAAAGGGTGAGGGCTTTTTCAAGAGCACGGAAGGCTTTCACCTTTTCTCCAGCTTCAAAAAGAATCTCGCCTTTTAATTCCCAAAGATACGGATCTTCAGGATTGGAAACTAAAAGTGCATCGATCAAATTCGTAGCTTGGGAAAGGTTTCCCTGGCGATAGGTTGCAATTGTACGGGCATACTGTGACAGGAAGCTTTTATCACTTTCTTTGTGTAGAGAGAGTGTTCTAGAGGGTGAGTCGAGATAGGCCTGCAACTTTATCTTCATTCGTTTATGGCTATTTTCGAAGTTCCGGGACATGGTTGAACTTTTAATGGGAGACTTTTTGTACTGATTTTCTACAAAATCCAGTCTTTCTTGAGTCAAGGGATGGGTTCTTGCGTAGGGATTCTGGCGAGATTCAGGAAGAAGTTCCTGGTCTTTAATCTTATCGAAAAATTCTAAGAATCCCTTCAAACTCCACCCTAATTTGTCTAGATATTTCACCGCAGCTTGATCAGCAGAAGCCTCTCGTCCACGACTATAGTGGAGCATACTGCGTTGGGCGACTTGTGCGCCACCAAGGAGGGAGGCTGTGGCGACGTCGGGACTTCCTGCAAGGAGACCTAAGGCTCCCCCTAAAAGTCCCATAGCCATGGCTGGTGTTGTCATTTTTTTAAGGTCAGCCTCTTGGCGGACCGAATGGCCTCCGGATATGTGTCCCACCTCATGGGCAAAAACGCCAACTAATTGAGACGGTCCATCCGTATTAAGAATAAAACCTGTGTTAATAAACAAGGTACTTCCAAGCCCGGCACTTGCATTCAGTTCGGGGTCGACAATGATGTATATTTTGGCGCGCTCTGGGTTCATACCAGCAGCCGTAACAATTGGATCCAGATAACTTTTTAGAATGCTTTCAACTTCTGCATCTCGAATCATGGTACCGGTCTTAAATTCGACAGCATGTAATTGATTGCCCAGTCCAAACAGGGTCAAGAGAAAAAGGGCCGT of the Alphaproteobacteria bacterium genome contains:
- a CDS encoding N-acetylmuramoyl-L-alanine amidase, which produces MSFSKSQVSKIFLICCFAIIFPSLSFASVQIESIRVGVDKEKTRFVLDLSQKLTSYKAISTTDGTEIKFQLPDISGTLPTLHKPEGRILAFDWKSLEPKGVTLVLQVKPNTKVQKIFTLPPSGKYVHPRLVIDLAGSAPLKSQETKVEATKPPIKPKQLSKKKEDSYLSKIEPKEKPITAISTLGPLLHEKKRIVILDPGHGGRDSGSAGKTGVLEKHITLAFAREIKNHLELSGRYLVYLTRDADVSVPLRRRVAFARAKKANVFVSIHADANIDHKISGLSIYTLSKEASDEEAERLAEKENKADIIFGIDLSTKSDEVSNILIDLAQRETMNNSVHFARLFLKEVKEQIKLCKNTQRSADFAVLTSPDIPSMLLELGYLSNAADEKRLQQPSFRAIVASQLLTALDKYFFERHERKI
- a CDS encoding peptide chain release factor 2 (programmed frameshift); its protein translation is MRAEIETAEKEIRQSLVLLRRFLDWDKTSARLQEIETLMEAPDFWDTPDKAQTMMKEKTSISQGLDLINSLERDLEDNLALLEMAESESDQAETETAEAAIFDLQIRVQRQQLDSLLSGEADENDCFLEVHAGAGGTEAQDWVEMLLRMYCRWAESRGYKTEWIEESPGEEAGLKSATLRIKGEKAYGWLKTESGIHRLVRISPFDSNSRRHTSFASVGIYPVIDDRIQIEIEEKDLRIDTYRASGAGGQHVNKTDSAVRITHLPTGIVVQCQNDRSQHRNRAEAMKMLKSRLYELEIQKREEAAQAEMSTRSEIGWGHQIRSYVLHPYQMVKDLRTNVEKGNAQGVLDGDLDTFLEASLAMHVEGKK
- a CDS encoding M48 family metalloprotease, whose product is MFLKRFVTALFLLTLFGLGNQLHAVEFKTGTMIRDAEVESILKSYLDPIVTAAGMNPERAKIYIIVDPELNASAGLGSTLFINTGFILNTDGPSQLVGVFAHEVGHISGGHSVRQEADLKKMTTPAMAMGLLGGALGLLAGSPDVATASLLGGAQVAQRSMLHYSRGREASADQAAVKYLDKLGWSLKGFLEFFDKIKDQELLPESRQNPYARTHPLTQERLDFVENQYKKSPIKSSTMSRNFENSHKRMKIKLQAYLDSPSRTLSLHKESDKSFLSQYARTIATYRQGNLSQATNLIDALLVSNPEDPYLWELKGEILFEAGEKVKAFRALEKALTLSDNNPLIQVALAHVLLEMNTADANQRARVELSKALQKENDFGQAWHFLAIAYGRENNIGMAALSLSEQALLGHTRENKERALQQAKRALHHLKKGTPGYRRATDIQTNLAHEEVLGSTKKSFLPKIRFGQ
- a CDS encoding penicillin-binding protein 1A; protein product: MLICLISITGIGTLWAVFSYYSRDLPDHKQLATYDPPVVTRLYAGDGRLFQEYSKERRVFVPISVIPTHVISTFLAAEDKNFYLHRGVDLVSTLRALFMNLLSLATERRAGGASTITQQVAKNFLIGNEYSYVRKIKEAIIAFRLENTYTKEKILELYLNEIYLGSGCYGVAAAALHYFNKSLDELSTAEAAFLAGLPKAPNNYHPVRNPERALDRRNWVIGRILQNGLIDEEEAERALNTPLRANLSNRKDIVQADYFSEEVRRELVSNFGSQELYKGGLVVRTTLDPYLQKIADDSLREGLINYDRRHGWLGPYTSISLTNWTQNLADLKPPAGLLSLKMAVVLSLHSDGVTIGLADGSRGHIPLNELTWARRRIMDSDGSHHLGPPVKYPSVILEVGNVILVDALKGGKSGTYSLQQIPNVGGALIALDPHTGRVLALTGGYSYEISEFNRAMQAWRQAGSIFKTFVYMAALEKGHTPTTLVLDEPIKIDLGYGLGEWEPQNIAKKFYGEVTLRTGLEKSHNVTTVRLAQDVGLAKISEIAKRFGVNDSLPPQWAMALGAGETTLLRLTAAYAVFANGGKKVTPTFIDRIQDRRGNTIFRQDKRTCEQCQTQEWSSSLPPQLPDIRKNISDPAESYQMVSILKGAVENGTSRRGKVEGFSLAAKTGSTNNFRDAWTVGFSPNLVVGVFIGHDNPRPLGKFEPGGIAAAPIFGSFMRAALKGTTPVPFRTPPGLRFKRMNPETGKIASPGDRNVILEGYKPGTEPTLEGQNELLVIGKEVPFDEIEADIQRTLALLEDAKRERNELQEKETPEAVEMPSAKSLEELIISPSDPGSGIIY